gtaaaacacgcacAGCACGGGGGCGACATCCGTGTACGATCCATGAGCTGCACACATTCAACATtggaaagtataggagaagctttgttattttggtttttttttttatccatactGAAAAACACCGGTGACAGACAGGTGGGAAACACGGGTGGGAGACACAGATGGGAGACACTGGTGGGAGACGCTGGTAGGAAACACTGGTGGGAGACACAGATGGGAGACGCTGGTGGGAGACGCTGGTGGGAGACGCTGGTAGGAAACACTGGTGGGAGACACAGATGGGAGACACTGGTGGGAGACGCTGGTAGGAAACACTGGTGGGAGACACAGATGGGAGACGCTGGTGGGAGACGCTGGTAGGAAACACTGGTGGGAGACACAGATGGGAGACACTGGTGGGAGACGCTGGTAGGAAACAGTGGTGGGAGACACAGATGGGAGACACTGGTGGGAGACGCTGGTAGGAAACACTGGTGGGAGACACAGATGGGAGACACTGGTGGGAGACGCTGGTAGGAAACACTGGTGGGAGACACAGATGGGAGACACTGGTGGGAGACGCTGGTAGGAAACACTGGTGGGAGACACAGATGGGAGACGCTGGTGGGAGACGCTGGTAGGAAACAGTGGTGGGAGACACAGATGGGAGACACTGGTGGGAGACGCTGGTAGGAAACAGTGGTGGGAGACGCTGGTAGGAAACACTGGTGGGAGACACAGATGGGAGACGCTGGTGGGAGACGCTGGTGGGAGACGCTGGTAGGAAACACTGGTGGGAGACACAGATGGGAGACGCTGGTGGGAGACGCTGGTAGGAAACAGTGGTGGGAGACACTGGTGGGAGACACTGGTGGGAGACGCTGGTAGGAAACACTGGTGGGAGACACTGGTGGGAGACACAGATGGGAGACGCTGGTAGGAAACACTGGTAGGAAACACTGGTGGGAGACACTGGTGGGAGACGCTGGTAGGAAACACTGGTGGGAGACACAGATGGGAGACGCTGGTGGGAGACGCTGGTAGGAAACAGTGGTGGGAGACACTGGTGGGAGACGCTGGTAGGAAACACTGGTGGGAGACACAGATGGGAGACGCTGGTGGGAGACGCTGGTGGGAGACGCTGGTAGGAAACACTGGTGGGAGACACAGATGGGAGACACAGATGGGAGACGCTGGTAGGAAACACTGGTGGGAGACACAGATGGGAGACGCTGGTGGGAGACGCTGGTGGGAGACGCTGGTAGGAAACACTGGTGGGAGACACAGATGGGAGACACAGATGGGAGACGCTGGTAGGAAACACTGGTGGGAGACACAGATGGGAGACACTGGTGGGAGACGCTGGTAGGAAACAGTGGTGGGAGACACAGATGGGAGACACTGGTGGGAGACGCTGGTGGGAGACACAGATGGGAGACGCTGGTGGGAGACGCTGGTAGGAAACACTGGTGGGAGACACAGATGGGAGACGCTGGTGACACGGCATCGTTTTTTCACATTCGTGTCTTACATGGATGTGTGAAGACGGCCTTTCAGAGTATCTGAGGAATGGATGTAATTGTAGCAGCCCCTCTGCTGTGAGCAGGACTGGGCATACAGCAGACACTGTCCTCAGTGAGCTGAGATCTTCCAGATGATAAGAAATTAAAACAAAGTATATTTGACATTTCTATAACTTCTCCTACCAGGAAGCCGCACTAAGAAAACCAGAGCGGCCGATGGCGACATTGTGAAACTGCCGATTTATTGTTACATTGCTGTGATCACATGGAATCAGGGGAGATCCGGGGCGACATTTCTGCCGTGGGGGCTCATACGTGGGGGCAGATTTATTTAGTTCTGGCTGTAGTGATTGGGGTAGTACTCCCCTGCTCCGGGCAGCGGTTCGGGGGAGCAGTTCTTCCTGCTCCGGCTCTTGTCACACAGACCCCCCCAGTATATGGCGCCGTCAGTATTGAGCAGAGCGGAGTGGCAGCTGTCGAACCACCACCCTCCTCCATAGGCCTCTGCGCAGTTCTTGCTCCAGCGGTCGTGGTCTCTGTCTGTGGTGGAGAACTTCATGTTGTCATGGGTCCCCGTCTCATTCATGGTGGTCATGGCGTCCCCCGCGGTCCCAGAGTAGTCCCCCAACCTCAGGCTGTAGTCGTTCCCCTCACTGTCCACCCTGAAGCTAGAATAGTCTGCATGATATTTGTTACCCTGACCGTCGACCAGCAGGATCCTGACCGTGAAGGGGCTGTGCTTGGTAAGGTGGTGGATCAGGTCATTGCCCAACCAGTGGTCCCCAGTCAGATCACCAAAGCCATTTCTGTACTGGCCCCAGTTATGAGACCCAAAAGACATGGAGTCCTGCAGTGAGTTCCTCTGCAGGAAGGTCCAGCCAGCCCCCTCCGGACTCAGGTCACAGTACGCCACCATTGGAGGGGAGGCCTTAGGCCACAGCACATACAGCCCACTGGTCCTTCTCATGTTCAGATAAGCCGCTCTGCAATCTTTGGCCACAAGTTCTAAAAAAAGATTAAAGATAAGTTATAAAGGGTTAAATACACAAAAATCAGTCACTTTATGCTCCATTCACACAACCACGTGAGGCTACGGTCACACCGCCATGTTTTCAATTCGAGCGGTGACCGTGAAAAATGGGTCTATATGTGCAGAAACCGAGGATCGCCCCTCGTACGGACCACCCGCCCAGCATGCGATATTGACAGATAGGCCGGGGTCCTATGAGTGTATGGCACGGGATGAGAGAGGTGATGACCCCCGgctccgctgcgagcgtccgcgctCCGTTATCTCACGTGACAGGATCGGAGGAGACAAGGTCATGTCTCCATCGCCGGCGGCCATTGCACTGCACTGAGGTGATATCACACGGATCCATAGACTTACATGGGTGCGTGCTGCCGAATAATGGCCGATTAGAGAAACACTGGGGCGAGTGCAGTCCGACCTGTCACCTGATTGCAGCGCACAGGACTGAGCCGGACGAGAAAACTGGAGGAAAACAAGCAGCTTGTACTCGCTCCAGCCCAAAGGCAATGAATCCGTTTTTCGTCCTTGTTGTTTCCGTTCTTTCTCCCCAGAGCACGACGCGTCTTCAGTGCGTCATTTATGTGGATCGCCATAGACTTTAATGGCCAAGTCTGAACAGCAAAATGGATGAGACCAGGACGAGCTGCGAGTCTCACGGAGCCGATGTGTGTATGAATCCATGAAGCCCTGTGGGTCCGAGAAGAAAACGGACAGTGCCGGGACGTGCCAGCGCGGCCTCGGGGAGTGTTCACACATGGCGGTTTTCACGCATTCTATGTGGTCAGTAAATAGTCATCGCTCTGCAGAATCACCGTAATAATAGTGGCATTTCTGAACTCATGTACACACACTGCGTTTTTTTCCATGTGTATTTTCAGTCCGCATGTATTGCAGAGCTTTTAACCCTTTAAAAATGAATaagtgaaaaatgcaaaaaaataactaaaaacacCATTTGTATTGTGCGCAGCAGCTTTTCCAGCTGCTCCTAGATGCAGTGGGAGCTCAGTGGACAGTTGTGTGGTCAGAGCGGAGCTGTTACATCATGCTGTCAAGTTGGTGACTGCAGCTTTGGAGGTGACTGGAGCATCAGACACAATCAGTCCACATAAGGCTGCGTGCCCGCGATCAGGAGAAGCAGTGTCTTGGACGCAGCGTCTTTGCGCTTTCTAATCGCGCAGTTAATTCTGCATGTTCTTAGTGACCTGCGCGGCGTCACCGCATGTAATGAACGGCTCTGGGGGACTCTACAGAAATGCTGCGGCTTGTAGTCCGCCCCGCGGGGGGGTGTACGCAGCGCAAAACACAAGCACAGCGGGCCGGAGATTCCTACACGTCCCATCCACTGAGCTTGTAATGTAGAACGCAGCGTTTGGAAGCAGCGCAAATGTTTCTCTGCAACTTTTCAGCTGGTTTTTACAGtacagcaaagtctgagatttcaggaATCTCCAGCACGTTGGGGTTTTGTGCTTTGCATTGAAAGTGATGGATGGTGAAAAAGgtggatcaggttttgctgcgttttttgaagtagaagatgatttttttttcactaaactttatcagcatgcaggaTAGACAAATGTAGCatggcaaaaatgcagcaaaaaatgcacaaaaattcagcaaaaaaaaaatgcaagaaaaacgaagcaaaacctgcttttttctgcagcttctttttaCTCTCAAGAAAGTAGgttttactgcaaaaaaaaaaccaccacatGCGAACATAGCCTGAGGGTAAGTGTTTTAGAAGTGCACACACCCCTTAAGACATGCCGCCGCCGCCTCTTTATCGTCTTCTTTTTCGCTTTTTGCATTTTCCGGCATTTTTTTACTTTACGTATAATATAAACTGGGTCCAAGCAGAAGACGCCTGAAGAGCGGACCGGTCAC
The nucleotide sequence above comes from Ranitomeya imitator isolate aRanImi1 chromosome 7, aRanImi1.pri, whole genome shotgun sequence. Encoded proteins:
- the LOC138645785 gene encoding fibrinogen-like protein 1-like protein — its product is MSAVRPRRRCEEQVPVVPMMTPRWPFVLCVLFTWTLVRCEAFTFVSRADLYSQLANRHVLSHAQLQQLHNVPAAGVFRELVAKDCRAAYLNMRRTSGLYVLWPKASPPMVAYCDLSPEGAGWTFLQRNSLQDSMSFGSHNWGQYRNGFGDLTGDHWLGNDLIHHLTKHSPFTVRILLVDGQGNKYHADYSSFRVDSEGNDYSLRLGDYSGTAGDAMTTMNETGTHDNMKFSTTDRDHDRWSKNCAEAYGGGWWFDSCHSALLNTDGAIYWGGLCDKSRSRKNCSPEPLPGAGEYYPNHYSQN